From the Leptospira perdikensis genome, the window ACAACCGAACAATCTAAAATTGAAACCTTCCTTTCTTCCTTACAAGAATCACAAGATTCTGTTTTCCATTTAGTGGAGAACTTGGAAGGCCAAAAACACAATGCACGGGAACTCCAAGCCCGCCTCGACATCCTCGACCGCGAAATCGAAGTGGTGGAAGCACGGGAAAAAGAACTGACCGAAACCATTCGTAAGGCCGAAAACCGCACATCTTTCCTTGTGGAACGGGAAGCACAGATTGATTCGGTGGAACGTAAATTTGACAAAATTGAAGAGTTGCTAGGTGACCTTTCCGACCGCCACCGCCAAATCCTCACCCTCCAAAAACGTTTGGAAGACCTGAAAGAATCTTCCCGCGAAACCAAGGACGATTTGGAATCCTTACTTGGGGAAGCAGACGAAACCTTCGAAAAACTCTCCGAATTCCTGGACATTGTCCAAGGGGCCATGCAAAGTCCGGTTCCGGCAGGGAAATCTGACCGAAAAGTTTCGGGAAATCCCCTTGTCGAGAGGAAAAGAGCCACCATCCAGAGCCTCCACGACAACTACCAGTGGTCTTCCGAGGCGATTAGCGAAAAATTAAATATTGAAAAATCCCTCGTAGATAGCATCCTCGGAGTTAGAAAGAAATAACCGAGGTATCCATGTCCGAAGAACAAACAGAAACAACGTCGAAGGAATCCCTAATTGTCACTTCTAAAGTGAAAGCATACATCAAAAGCAAAGGATTTATGACTTCTGGAGACGCAATTGAGGGAATCAACGAAGAAATCTACCGTCTCCTCGACAAAGCTCTGGAAAGAACCTCTGCGAATAAAAGAACAACGGTTCGATCCACAGATTTCTAATCCGTGATTTACATTAAAAACAAATCTGAAATTGAAACGATGAGGAAGGCGGGAAAATTTGCCGCCGAACTCCTCGTCTACCTAGAACCCTTTGTCAAAGCAGGGGTCACCACTCTCGAACTGAACGATCTCGCAGAAGCCTATACCAAAAAAAATGGCCATAGATCGGCCCCACTCGGATACAAAGGGTTTCCTAAATCCATTTGTTCTTCGATCAACCATGTCGTTTGCCACGGAATTCCGAAAAAGGAAGATGTCCTCGCCAATGGAGACATTG encodes:
- a CDS encoding M24 family metallopeptidase, with amino-acid sequence MRKAGKFAAELLVYLEPFVKAGVTTLELNDLAEAYTKKNGHRSAPLGYKGFPKSICSSINHVVCHGIPKKEDVLANGDI